The genomic segment ACAGGAATTTGAAGAACTCGTGGAACAAATCGTTGTTCCAGAAACCTGGTTTTTTCGCGATCGCAAATCCTTTGATTTTCTCATCAATTTTGTTCGCTCTGAATGGTTACCCAAATTCTGTCATACCAAACTTCGTGTTTTGAGTGTACCCTGCTCGAGTGGTGAAGAACCTTACTCAATCGCTATTGCTTTGATGGAAGCGGGATTACGCACAGATCGGTTTAGCATTGATGCTATTGATATTAGCAAACATGCGATCGCCAAAGCACAGCAAGCAATTTATAGCAAAAATTCATTCCGTGGTGAAGAATTTGTTGAACGCAATCGCTATTTTCAACAAACAGCCGAGGGCTTTGAAGTTCTACCATCTATTCGCAGTCAAGTCACTTTTCGACAGAGCAATATTTTGAGTGCATTTTCTGTTATTCAAGCCAAGTATAATGTCATCTTTTGCCGCAATTTATTAATTTATCTTAAACCATCTACCTGCACTCAAGTCCTCAATCTTGTCGAACGACTGTTACTCCCTAACGGGTTGCTTTTTGTTGGCTCTTCGGAAACTGGAAAAATCAAGAGCGATCGCTTTACACCCATTCGCCAGTCTTTTACCTTTGCCTACTGTAAGGTTGAGAGTAGCCAATTGCCAATACAAAAAATAGAATTAAAAAAAGACAAACACATACAACTTAATAAGTTCAATCAAAAGCCAATCCGACACTTGTCTTCTTGTCTCAAGAAAACACCCACCGCTTCTACCATTAGTTACACTAAAACACAATCCACTATTCATCAACCGAATATTACGCAACCTCATGAAAATCTTCACATAGCTAAAAAATTAGCTGATGAAGGACAAGTGGAAGTAGCAATTCATTATTGCAAACAGTATCTCGAGAGCGAGCAAACTAGTGCGGAAGCTCATGTTTTATTGGGTACACTATACCAGGCAAAAACTGAGTACAATCAGGCGGAACGGTGTTTCCAAAAAGCTCTTTATCTCAATCCAAACTGTTATGAAGCATTGATGCAGCTTGCTCTCCTAAAAGAATATCGCGGAGATCTAGTGAGTGCATCAATTCTTCAGCAACGAATCCAAAAGTTAAGGATAGGGATTAAGGAGTAGGGATTAGGAGCTAGAGGGTAAGTCACAGTCATTCCTTGTCATACCATTTTGGATTGAAAAAGTTGTACTTAGATTGAATTTTACCAAATAGTCCGTCTCACTCTTTTCCAATTGGTATCAACACCTTTTCTCTGACTTTTACTTCCCTACCACCTATCTCATACCCCCTAAACGTTATCTTCTACCCTCAACCTCCTAATATGTTAAGCAATACATTTAAAAATCAATCCTTGCAAGGTCGAATCATGACCTCCTTCATTTTGATGGGTATATTAATTCTCATTGTAGCTGTGGTAGGCTTGTTTGCCACATTTCGTCTGAGTAGCAATATTAATACATTAAGTAATAACAGTTTACCCAGTATAGTTGGATTGTGGAAAGTCAATGAAGGTCAAACGCAAATAGAATCCTCAGAAAGAGCTTTATTAATTCCAGGACAAACATTACAAGAACGGCAAACTGAATTGGAAAGAATCAAAAATGCTTGGAAACAAATTAATGAGGGCTTTAAGCAATACGAAGAGACACCTCGAAGTGAAGAAGAAGATAGAAACTATAAGAAATTGTTAGACAACTGGGATAAATGGAAAAACAACCATGAGGAATTTCTCAGAATTGAACGACAGTTTGAAAGTATGGAAATTCTCAATCCTTATGCTAAAGAAATGGAACTTTGGCGTCAAGGAAAAGGAACTTCACCAGAAATGACAGAAATTCAAAAAGCAGTGACGGCTTTCGACCAAATGCGCGAGCGCGTAAAAGGAAATCGCAATTCTTTTGAAGCAGCCACTACATCACTTTTAGAATCAATCAGAATTAATGAGGACACGGCTTCAAAAGCTGATAAATCGTCTGAAGATGATATCAGCCAATCACGATTCGCAACCATTATTGCCATATTGATTGGACCTGCGATCGCTATCTTCTTTGGCAAATATTTCAGCAATATCATTGCCAAACCTTTGGGAGCTAAGATTGCAGGAGTTGTGGATGTTGCTCAAAGAATATCAGGTGGCGATCTCACCACACAAATTCAACTTTCCGAACAAGAAGACGAGATTGGCAAGCTGCAAAGAGCTTTTCACACCATGAGTAAAGACTTGAACGCTCTGATTCGTCGCGTTCAACAATCAGGGGTACAAATTACAACCTCTACAACTCAAATTGCTGCTTCTGGAAAAGAATTGGAGGCTACAGTTGCAGAACAACTCGCATCAACCAAAGAAGTCACAACAACAGCTCGTGAAATTGCTGTCACCTCTAAAGGACTTGTGAAAACAATGGAGCAAGTTGCAGATATGGCTCAAGCCACTGCGATCGCAGCGAGTGATAGCCAAGATGAACTTGCAGAGATGGAAAGCGTGATGCGACAGCTTGCAGAAGCAACCACCTCCATTACTTCAAAGCTGGGCATCATGAATAAAAAAGCTGGTAACATTAATAACGTTGTCGTTACCATCACCAAAGTTGCCGACCAGACCAGCATTCTATCTTTGAATGCAGCCATTGAAGCAGAAAAAGCAGGAGAATACGGAGCAGGCTTTGCTGTCGTAGCACGAGAAATCCGACGCCTTGCCAATCAAACTGCAGTCGCCACTTTAGAAATCGAGCAGATTGTCAAAGATATGCAATCAGCTGTAGCTGGTGGAGTGATGGAAATGGATAAATTCAACAATTCTGTCAGCAGTAGTGTTGACCGGATTGGCAAGATTAGCAACCAGATTGGTGCAGTCATTCATCAAGTGCAGAGTTTACCTCCCCAGTTTGAACAAGTCAGTCAAAGCGTAGAAGAACAATCTTTTGGGGCGCACCAAATTAGCGAAGCCATGGCGCAATTGACAGAAGCATCCCATCAAACAGTAGATGCTTTACGCGAAACCAATAGCGCCTTAGAGCAATTAGATGATGCCGCCCAAGCATTACGAGGAGAAATTTCTCGCTTTAAAGTACAAAGTTAGGGGTCTGTATGTTAAATGATTGCTGGAATCAAATTGGAGTCATGGGCGATCGCTCCTGTAGCGAATTAAAAACCGTAATTCACTGCCATGACTGTCCTGTTTACGCCGCCGTAGGCGATAGTTTGCTAGAACGAGATCCCCCACTCAACTACATGGATGAGTGGATGAATATTCTCTCAGAAACACCCGTTGATGAAGAAACCGAAAGCAATGAAGCGATTATCAGGACAGAGGAAGCCATTTCCATCGTCATCTTTCGACTTGCTCGGGAGCGATTGGCTTTTCCAGTGGTCATTTTGCAAGAAGTGACTCATCCATGCGTGATTCAACCTCTACCCCACCGGAGCAACGAGTTATTTTTAGGATTGGTGAACATTCGTGGGGAAACATTACTTTGTGCTTCTCTCAGTTACCTGCTGAATCTGCAAACAACAGAAGAAACTTCTCACGATATCAAACGAATGATCGTAGCAGGACAAGGGAACGACAAATGGGTTTTTCCAGTTGATGAAGTTCATGGAATTTACCGCTTTCACTCTCAGGAGTTACGGGATGCTCCCGTTGTGATTACTAAAGCTACTCAAGGTTATACCAAAGGAATCATTCATTGGCAGGGAGAAAAAGTGAATTATCTGGACTCTGAATTGTTGTTTTACACTCTCAATCACAAAATTTTGTAGCGGTGAGGGATTAGGAGGTAGGGAATAATTATTAACTAACAATTAATTCGATCTATGAATGAATACTCCGTAATGGATCTGTTTCGTCAAGAGATTCAAGCTCAGGTGACAATCTTTCGGGAAACTCTTGAGATACTAAGAACGCAGCCCTTTTCCATGACAGAACTCGAACAAGCAACTCAAGCAGCTCATTCAGTATGGGGAACTGCTCGACTTGTAGAGTTGGAGGTTGCTTCTGACTTGGCGCAAGTTATGAAGCAGTGTTTTATGGCTGCTCAAGATAAAACTGTAACGCTTGGTGAAGAGCAGATCGAGCTTTTACTTCATGCTAGCGATTTACTTTTGAGTATGAGCAAAGCAGCAGATGGAGATTTCAAGCAATGGCTCTCAGATTATTCTTGGGATTTAGCCACGACTCAAAAGGCAATTTCAATCTTACCGACTGTAAATGTACTACAATTAGAGGACATTCATGCTGTAAATGTACTGAAAATTGAAATAAAGACAGCACAATTAGATACAACGGATTCTGTAAATGCATTGCCTAGCGAGACTCCCGTACCGCCATCAGATGCAACTCATTCTGTAACGACCCTAACAGGCGATGATGATGGTTCAATGATGGATCTGTTTCGTTTGGAAGCAGAAGCGCAAATTACTGTCATGAATGAAGGGCTGTTAGCCCTAGAAAGCAATCCTCACTCAGCACAAGTATTGGAAACATTAATGCGAGCCGCTCACTCAATTAAAGGGTCTGCTCGAATCGTTGCACTTGATGCGGTGGTTAACTTGGCTCATGTTATGGAAGATTGCTTTGTAGCAGCGCAAAATAAAACCATAACTTTAGATTCCGACCGAGTTGATGTACTGCTCCAAGCAGTAGATTTATTGCAAGGCATCAGCGAGGTGAGCAATGCAGATTTACATCAATGGCTGGCTAACAATGAAGCAGCTTTTGAACGGATGCGAGTCTCTGTAGAGACTATTTTAAATCCCAAAGCGGCACCTTTACTTATCCAAGAGAACACTTCTAACGCTCCCGTTCCTGTTTCATCTCTACTGGGAACTGAATTAAATCCCGATTCAGCGCTTGTTGTGGTGAACCAATCTCCACCACCTGCTCAAGTAATGGTTCAGGAGCGTTCGGAATTGACTGCTCCTTCTAGTTCTGCATCCGAACAGATTGCTGTTCAAGATAGAGTGGTGCGGGTCAGTGCTGAAAATTTGAACCGGATTATGGGTTTGGCGGGGGAGTCATTGATTGAAGCGAACTGGTTGCAACCTCATGCAGATTCTATGATGTCTCTCAAATGGCGTCTTGTCGAACTTTCTAGAACTTTAGAACATTTGCAAGATGCTCTTGACAGAGGAGCATATCAACAAGATGGGAAGGAATACTTGGAGGAGGCGCGACAACGGGAGCAAGAATGTCTTGATTTTTTGAGCGATCGCCTCAACGAATTGGAGCTTTATGCTCAACGAACTGCTAATCTCTCGGATCGTCTTTATCGGGAAGTTATTACTTCCCACATGCGCCCCTTTGCTGATGGCGTACAGAGTTTTCCACGCATGATTCGCGACTTAGCACGCAAGCTGAACAAGCAGGTAAATTTAGAAATTGTTGGTAAAGCAACATCGGTGGATCGCGACATTCTTAAAAAACTGGAAGCACCTCTGACTCACATTCTCAGGAATGCTGTGGATCACGGAATTGAACTTCCAGAGGAACGTGCTGCTACAGGAAAACCAAGTGCAGGTACAATCCGTTTGGAAGCTTTCCATCGAGGAGGTATGTTAGCAATTACTATTGCTGACGATGGTCAAGGTATAGATCCAGAGCAGTTGCGCCAGAAAGTTATTAATAAAAACCTGACAACGGCTGAGATAGCAACTCAACTCTCAATTAGCGAACTGATGGAGTTCCTGTTTTTACCAGGATTTTCCACAGCAAAACAGGTGACTGAAATTTCCGGGCGTGGTGTTGGGTTAGATATTGCCAAGAGTATGGCGCAAGAAGTCGGTGGAACGGTGCGTGCTGTTTCTCAAAAAGGATTGGGAACAAGTTTCCACTTTCAATTACCTTTGACACTCTCTGTTGTTCGCACGCTACTAGTTGAAATTTCTGGAAGACCTTATGCCATTCCCTTAGCTAGAATTGGTCACATTATCACAGTGGAACGTTCAGATGTTTCTGATGTCGAGAATAAACAATATTTCACGATGAATCAGAAAAATATTGGTTTGATTGCTGCTCATCAGATTCTAGAACTCAGCGAACCCTCACCCACGTCCGGACCACTTTCGGTGGTTGTGGTTAGCGATCGCGATGATACCTATGGATTGGTCGTCGATAAATTTCTCGGCGAACACGATTTGGTTGTCAGACCTCTAGATCCCCGCTTGGGGAAAGTTCCCGATATCAGTGCAACATCCTTACTCAGCGATGGGTCACCAGTTCTGATTGTGGATGTCTCGGACATAGTGCGCTCGATGGATGCCATTCTGAATGCAGGACAACTGACCAAAGTTGGTGTTGTCACAGCAGAAGAAATGGCAAACAAGCGTAAGAAAATTTTAGTCGTTGATGATTCTATTACGGTAAGAGAAATGGAGCGCAAGTTGTTGGAGAACCGGGGTTATCAAGTGGATGTTGCTGTTAATGGTATGGAAGGATGGAGCGCTGTTCGCACCAACCATTACGACTTGGTCATCAGCGATATTGATATGCCACGAATGAATGGAATTGAACTCGTTCGGCAAATCAAGAATCATCCCCGCCTGCACTCTCTACCTACCATCGTTATGTCCTACCGAGACCGGGAGGAAGACCGCCTTCAAGGCTTAGAAGCAGGTGCAAATTACTACTTGACAAAAAGTAGTTTTCATGATGATACGCTGATAAATGCTGTTGTCGATTTAATAGGTCGTTAATATTATGAGAATTGCCATCGTTAACGACTTAGCCATTGCTGTAGCGGCGCTCCAAAGAGTCTTGTTAAAAGTTCCCGATTATCAAGTTATCTGGGTTGCTCGTGATGGAGCCGAAGCAGTTGCCAAATGCAAACAAGATACACCAGATCTAATCTTAATGGATCTGGTGATGCCTGTGATGGATGGGGTAGAAGCAACTCGTCAGATCGTGCAAAACTTTTCTTGTGCGGTTCTGATTGTGACGGTGAGTGCAGAGCAAAATGTTGCCAAAGTCTACGAAGCAATGGGTTATGGCGCACTTGATGCTGTTGATACTCCAGTCTTAGGTCAAGAAAGCGCTCAGACAGCAAACCAGTTATTAACGAAAATTTCCAGAATCCGCAAACTGCTGAAAGTCTCTCCCACAAATACAAAGCCATCTGTTCGATCTCCTCAGTTAGAGCGGCGTAACAATCTCGTGTCTGGAACCTCTTTAATTGCTATTGGTTCTTCAACAGGCGGACCGAAAGCACTCGCCTCGATTTTGTCAAAGTTACCCGCCAATTTTCCTGCAGCGATCGCCATTGTTCAGCACGTTGATGCCGATTTTTCAGCAGGATTTGTGGAGTGGTTAAACCAACAAACAGCATTGCCGGTGAGATTAGCCATTGCAGGCGATCGTTTGCAAGCGGGGACAGTTCTCGTTGCTGGTACAAACGACCACCTGTATTTAAAGCCGGACTTAACCCTCAGTTACATCAAAGAACCGATAAATTATCCTTACCGTCCATCTGTTGATGTCTTTTTCAAAAGTCTCGCCCAACACTGGACGCGTCAGGGAATTGCTGTGCTGTTAACGGGAATGGGAAGAGACGGTGCTCTTGGCTTAAGTGCCTTGAAAACTCAAGGTTGGCATACTATTGCCCAAGACAAAGCAAGTTGTGTGGTGTATGGAATGCCCAAAGCGGCGGTTGAGTTAGATGCAGCTGTAGAAATTTTATCCCCTGATGCCATCGGCTCTGCACTCACTTCTAGCCCTTATTTAAAATCCAAAATCTAAAACCTCCAATCTCCCCATCTCTCAATCCCCCAATGGACGAGCAAATCACTGTATTACTTATTGACGACCAATCCATCATCGGTGAAGCCATTTCTCGAATGCTCGCTCCCGAAAAGGATATTGTGTTTCATTACTGTAGCGATCCGACCCAAGCAATTAAAGTCGCCAAAGATTCCCAACCAACTGTTATTCTGCAAGATTTGGTTATGCCACAAATGCAAGGGCTGCTGTTGGTAAAATTTCTGCGTTCCAAAGATGCACCCACTTGCAATATTCCTCTCATTGTGCTGTCTAGTAAAGAAGAACCTGTTATCAAAGCCAAAGCATTTGAACTTGGGGCAAATGATTATTTAGTCAAACTACCCGATCGCATGGAGTTAATTGCTCGCATTCGCTATCACTCAAAAGCTTACATTAACTTTCTCAAGCGATTGGAAGCGGAAGCCCTCTTCAAAGCTGAAATTCTCCGTCAAGCAGCATATATAGAGCAGGTTGATAAGGTAACATCTGCAGCGAGTGATGTAGAACGAGATGCTTTTCAACCAGAGGCTCTTGCAGAAGTTACCAAACGCAGCGATGAACTCGGACAGCTAGCAAGAGTCTTTACCAACATGGTGAAAACCGTCAAAACACGGGAAAAAGAGCTAACAAGTGCCAACGCTCAGTTAGAGTCTTTGTTAAAAGCTTACGGGCGGTTTGTACCTCACGAATATTTGCGGTTTTTACGCAAACAAACGATTACGGATGTGCAACTGGGCGACCACGTCAGCAAAATAATGGCGGTTATGTTCAGCGACATTCGCTCCTTCACAACCATTTCTGAGACTATGACACCCCAGGACAATTTTAATTTTGTCAATGCTTATTGCAAGCGTGTCAGCCCTGAAATTCGCTCTCACTACGGTCTTATTGTTAAATTTTTAGGTGATGGGATGATGGCTGTGTTTCCTGAAGGGGCTGATGATGCGGTGGCATCTGGAGTTGCCAAACTCAAACGGGTTCAAGAATATAATAAAGAACGTGCGGTGAAAGGTTATTTTCCCCTCCATATAGGCATAGGGATTCATGTCGGGCATGTGATGTTAGGTATGGTGGGTGAAGAAAACCGGATGCAGGGGGATGCTTTGTCCGACACTGTTAACCTGACAGCTCGCTTGGAAGGGCTGACGAAATTTTATGGTGTGTCAATGCTGATCTCCGAGCAAGTGCTGCGTCATCTTAGTAGCCCAGAAAAGTATCAGATTCGGTTTTTGGATCGGGTAATTGTCAAGGGACGGACGGAAGCGATCGCCGTTTATGAAGTCCTCGATGCAGAAATTGAAGAAGTTCAAATCCGAAAACTGCAAACACAATCAGAGTTTGAGCGAGGTTTGGAATCCTACAAGAACGGTGAGTTAGAACTAGCAAAAACGTATTTTGAAAAAGTACTTGCTATCCATCCTTTAGATAAGACAGCGATGCTTTATTTAGAACGGGTGCAAACATTGCAGGAAAGAGGAGTTCCTAACAACTGGAATGGCGTGTGGACATTTACTGAGAAATGAAAACCAAGATAATACTTACCTGAGTGCGATCGCTCAATGTATCCCGTTTAAAAATTGT from the Tolypothrix bouteillei VB521301 genome contains:
- a CDS encoding chemotaxis response regulator protein-glutamate methylesterase, translating into MRIAIVNDLAIAVAALQRVLLKVPDYQVIWVARDGAEAVAKCKQDTPDLILMDLVMPVMDGVEATRQIVQNFSCAVLIVTVSAEQNVAKVYEAMGYGALDAVDTPVLGQESAQTANQLLTKISRIRKLLKVSPTNTKPSVRSPQLERRNNLVSGTSLIAIGSSTGGPKALASILSKLPANFPAAIAIVQHVDADFSAGFVEWLNQQTALPVRLAIAGDRLQAGTVLVAGTNDHLYLKPDLTLSYIKEPINYPYRPSVDVFFKSLAQHWTRQGIAVLLTGMGRDGALGLSALKTQGWHTIAQDKASCVVYGMPKAAVELDAAVEILSPDAIGSALTSSPYLKSKI
- a CDS encoding chemotaxis protein CheW; its protein translation is MLNDCWNQIGVMGDRSCSELKTVIHCHDCPVYAAVGDSLLERDPPLNYMDEWMNILSETPVDEETESNEAIIRTEEAISIVIFRLARERLAFPVVILQEVTHPCVIQPLPHRSNELFLGLVNIRGETLLCASLSYLLNLQTTEETSHDIKRMIVAGQGNDKWVFPVDEVHGIYRFHSQELRDAPVVITKATQGYTKGIIHWQGEKVNYLDSELLFYTLNHKIL
- a CDS encoding CheR family methyltransferase gives rise to the protein MTLTAIETLLSQRIGIDASIIGSRKISKVVDKRLSACGLSNIETYLKLLQTSPQEFEELVEQIVVPETWFFRDRKSFDFLINFVRSEWLPKFCHTKLRVLSVPCSSGEEPYSIAIALMEAGLRTDRFSIDAIDISKHAIAKAQQAIYSKNSFRGEEFVERNRYFQQTAEGFEVLPSIRSQVTFRQSNILSAFSVIQAKYNVIFCRNLLIYLKPSTCTQVLNLVERLLLPNGLLFVGSSETGKIKSDRFTPIRQSFTFAYCKVESSQLPIQKIELKKDKHIQLNKFNQKPIRHLSSCLKKTPTASTISYTKTQSTIHQPNITQPHENLHIAKKLADEGQVEVAIHYCKQYLESEQTSAEAHVLLGTLYQAKTEYNQAERCFQKALYLNPNCYEALMQLALLKEYRGDLVSASILQQRIQKLRIGIKE
- a CDS encoding response regulator, yielding MDEQITVLLIDDQSIIGEAISRMLAPEKDIVFHYCSDPTQAIKVAKDSQPTVILQDLVMPQMQGLLLVKFLRSKDAPTCNIPLIVLSSKEEPVIKAKAFELGANDYLVKLPDRMELIARIRYHSKAYINFLKRLEAEALFKAEILRQAAYIEQVDKVTSAASDVERDAFQPEALAEVTKRSDELGQLARVFTNMVKTVKTREKELTSANAQLESLLKAYGRFVPHEYLRFLRKQTITDVQLGDHVSKIMAVMFSDIRSFTTISETMTPQDNFNFVNAYCKRVSPEIRSHYGLIVKFLGDGMMAVFPEGADDAVASGVAKLKRVQEYNKERAVKGYFPLHIGIGIHVGHVMLGMVGEENRMQGDALSDTVNLTARLEGLTKFYGVSMLISEQVLRHLSSPEKYQIRFLDRVIVKGRTEAIAVYEVLDAEIEEVQIRKLQTQSEFERGLESYKNGELELAKTYFEKVLAIHPLDKTAMLYLERVQTLQERGVPNNWNGVWTFTEK
- a CDS encoding hybrid sensor histidine kinase/response regulator — translated: MNEYSVMDLFRQEIQAQVTIFRETLEILRTQPFSMTELEQATQAAHSVWGTARLVELEVASDLAQVMKQCFMAAQDKTVTLGEEQIELLLHASDLLLSMSKAADGDFKQWLSDYSWDLATTQKAISILPTVNVLQLEDIHAVNVLKIEIKTAQLDTTDSVNALPSETPVPPSDATHSVTTLTGDDDGSMMDLFRLEAEAQITVMNEGLLALESNPHSAQVLETLMRAAHSIKGSARIVALDAVVNLAHVMEDCFVAAQNKTITLDSDRVDVLLQAVDLLQGISEVSNADLHQWLANNEAAFERMRVSVETILNPKAAPLLIQENTSNAPVPVSSLLGTELNPDSALVVVNQSPPPAQVMVQERSELTAPSSSASEQIAVQDRVVRVSAENLNRIMGLAGESLIEANWLQPHADSMMSLKWRLVELSRTLEHLQDALDRGAYQQDGKEYLEEARQREQECLDFLSDRLNELELYAQRTANLSDRLYREVITSHMRPFADGVQSFPRMIRDLARKLNKQVNLEIVGKATSVDRDILKKLEAPLTHILRNAVDHGIELPEERAATGKPSAGTIRLEAFHRGGMLAITIADDGQGIDPEQLRQKVINKNLTTAEIATQLSISELMEFLFLPGFSTAKQVTEISGRGVGLDIAKSMAQEVGGTVRAVSQKGLGTSFHFQLPLTLSVVRTLLVEISGRPYAIPLARIGHIITVERSDVSDVENKQYFTMNQKNIGLIAAHQILELSEPSPTSGPLSVVVVSDRDDTYGLVVDKFLGEHDLVVRPLDPRLGKVPDISATSLLSDGSPVLIVDVSDIVRSMDAILNAGQLTKVGVVTAEEMANKRKKILVVDDSITVREMERKLLENRGYQVDVAVNGMEGWSAVRTNHYDLVISDIDMPRMNGIELVRQIKNHPRLHSLPTIVMSYRDREEDRLQGLEAGANYYLTKSSFHDDTLINAVVDLIGR
- a CDS encoding HAMP domain-containing methyl-accepting chemotaxis protein: MLSNTFKNQSLQGRIMTSFILMGILILIVAVVGLFATFRLSSNINTLSNNSLPSIVGLWKVNEGQTQIESSERALLIPGQTLQERQTELERIKNAWKQINEGFKQYEETPRSEEEDRNYKKLLDNWDKWKNNHEEFLRIERQFESMEILNPYAKEMELWRQGKGTSPEMTEIQKAVTAFDQMRERVKGNRNSFEAATTSLLESIRINEDTASKADKSSEDDISQSRFATIIAILIGPAIAIFFGKYFSNIIAKPLGAKIAGVVDVAQRISGGDLTTQIQLSEQEDEIGKLQRAFHTMSKDLNALIRRVQQSGVQITTSTTQIAASGKELEATVAEQLASTKEVTTTAREIAVTSKGLVKTMEQVADMAQATAIAASDSQDELAEMESVMRQLAEATTSITSKLGIMNKKAGNINNVVVTITKVADQTSILSLNAAIEAEKAGEYGAGFAVVAREIRRLANQTAVATLEIEQIVKDMQSAVAGGVMEMDKFNNSVSSSVDRIGKISNQIGAVIHQVQSLPPQFEQVSQSVEEQSFGAHQISEAMAQLTEASHQTVDALRETNSALEQLDDAAQALRGEISRFKVQS